From the genome of Gracilibacillus salitolerans, one region includes:
- the rsmA gene encoding 16S rRNA (adenine(1518)-N(6)/adenine(1519)-N(6))-dimethyltransferase RsmA, with protein sequence MSEQKAIATPKRTKEILEKYGFSFKKSLGQNFLIDVNILRNIIHNAGITKDMNAIEIGPGIGALTEQLAIAANKVVAFEIDGRLLPILEDSLHAYDNVEVINQDILKADFEEVWERNFQDNKPVKVVANLPYYITTPILMQLLMANLPISSITVMIQKEVAERMAATENTKEYGSLSIAIQYYTEARVKMVVPKTVFMPQPRVDSAVLHLEKRETPPVTVDDEEFFFQLVQASFQQRRKTLRNNLSRHFKDKVSKAQIEEGLEHVGIDGTRRGESLNMKEFAALANYFKQQTKENS encoded by the coding sequence ATGAGTGAGCAGAAGGCTATAGCCACACCGAAACGAACAAAAGAAATTCTTGAAAAATATGGCTTCTCATTTAAAAAAAGTTTGGGTCAGAACTTTCTCATCGATGTAAATATTTTAAGGAATATCATCCATAATGCTGGCATTACCAAAGATATGAATGCAATTGAGATTGGTCCTGGCATTGGTGCCCTTACCGAACAATTAGCAATTGCAGCAAACAAAGTTGTTGCATTTGAAATAGACGGACGTTTATTACCGATTTTAGAGGACAGTTTACATGCGTATGATAATGTAGAGGTTATTAACCAAGATATTCTAAAAGCTGATTTTGAAGAGGTATGGGAGCGAAATTTCCAAGATAATAAACCGGTGAAAGTAGTGGCCAATCTCCCTTATTACATTACAACACCTATTTTAATGCAATTATTGATGGCTAATTTACCTATCTCTAGTATTACAGTAATGATTCAAAAAGAAGTTGCTGAACGGATGGCAGCTACTGAGAATACAAAAGAATATGGATCTTTATCCATAGCAATACAATATTATACAGAAGCAAGAGTAAAAATGGTTGTACCGAAAACCGTTTTTATGCCACAGCCGCGTGTAGATTCAGCTGTTTTACACTTGGAAAAGCGTGAAACTCCACCAGTTACTGTTGACGATGAAGAGTTCTTTTTCCAATTGGTGCAAGCAAGCTTTCAACAACGACGGAAAACACTGCGCAACAATTTATCGCGGCATTTTAAAGACAAAGTTTCGAAGGCTCAGATAGAAGAAGGGTTAGAACATGTTGGAATCGATGGGACAAGACGAGGAGAATCGTTAAACATGAAAGAATTCGCTGCTTTAGCAAATTATTTTAAACAGCAAACGAAAGAAAATTCCTGA
- a CDS encoding small, acid-soluble spore protein, alpha/beta type codes for MGRRRGLMSDRFKEELAKELGFYDTVQKDGWGGITARDAGNMVKRAVQMAEESLNKDKV; via the coding sequence ATGGGTCGAAGAAGAGGATTAATGTCCGATCGGTTTAAAGAAGAGCTTGCTAAAGAATTAGGATTTTACGACACTGTGCAAAAAGATGGTTGGGGCGGAATTACCGCACGAGATGCAGGTAATATGGTGAAAAGAGCAGTACAAATGGCAGAAGAGAGTTTAAATAAGGACAAAGTCTAA
- the ispE gene encoding 4-(cytidine 5'-diphospho)-2-C-methyl-D-erythritol kinase, protein MYIIEKAPAKINLTLDVLYKRSDQYHEVEMVMTTVDLADRIEFFLIEEDKIEVASENRFVPNDERNLAYRAAKLLKERYDVKQGVYIKIDKQIPVAAGLAGGSSDAAATLRGLNRLWELNITLRELAVLGAEVGSDVSFCVYNSTALAKGRGETIIELPAPPQCWVILAKPAQGVSTQSVYQSLQLNDIEHPDTDGMVQAIKRSDYQGVCNRLKNVLETVTLPKNPEVEQIKEQMLRSGADAVLMSGSGPTVFGLVQQESRADRIYNSLRGFCEEVYVVRLLGNRQ, encoded by the coding sequence TTGTATATTATAGAAAAAGCCCCAGCTAAAATAAACTTAACATTAGATGTCCTTTATAAGCGGTCAGATCAGTATCATGAAGTTGAAATGGTAATGACCACCGTTGATTTAGCCGATCGCATCGAATTCTTTTTGATAGAGGAAGATAAAATAGAGGTGGCATCGGAAAATCGTTTTGTTCCAAATGATGAACGGAATTTAGCATATCGAGCGGCAAAACTGCTGAAGGAACGTTATGATGTCAAACAAGGGGTATACATTAAAATAGATAAACAAATTCCAGTTGCAGCAGGACTTGCGGGCGGAAGCAGTGATGCTGCTGCAACATTAAGAGGATTAAATCGTTTATGGGAACTTAACATAACCTTACGTGAGTTAGCTGTTTTAGGAGCAGAGGTTGGTTCAGATGTATCCTTTTGTGTGTATAATTCCACAGCTCTCGCAAAGGGGAGAGGGGAAACCATTATAGAATTGCCAGCACCACCTCAATGTTGGGTGATCTTAGCTAAACCAGCTCAAGGTGTTTCTACACAATCCGTGTATCAATCTCTACAATTGAATGATATAGAGCATCCTGATACAGATGGAATGGTTCAAGCAATTAAACGATCTGATTATCAAGGAGTTTGCAACAGGCTAAAAAATGTATTGGAAACAGTAACCTTACCTAAAAATCCAGAAGTGGAACAAATAAAAGAACAGATGTTACGGTCCGGTGCGGATGCTGTATTGATGAGTGGGAGCGGTCCTACAGTATTTGGCTTAGTTCAACAAGAG
- the veg gene encoding biofilm formation stimulator Veg, with protein MAKTLVEIKQGLDGNVGKRLRIKANGGRKKTIERYGTLSETYPSVFIVELDQDENAFERVSYSYADILTETVELNFTEELEAVAGEQ; from the coding sequence TTGGCTAAAACATTGGTTGAAATCAAACAAGGTTTAGATGGAAATGTCGGCAAACGTCTACGAATTAAAGCAAATGGTGGAAGAAAGAAAACCATTGAGCGTTATGGAACATTATCAGAAACATATCCTTCCGTTTTTATCGTTGAACTTGATCAAGATGAGAATGCATTTGAGCGGGTATCTTACAGTTATGCAGATATTCTCACTGAAACAGTTGAATTGAACTTTACGGAAGAATTAGAAGCGGTAGCAGGGGAGCAGTAA
- the rnmV gene encoding ribonuclease M5, translating to MKVKEIIVVEGKDDTAKLKQALDVDTIETNGSAINKDILEQIAHAKNKRGVIVFTDPDYPGQRIRQIIDQHVPGCKHAFLTKEEAIPDRKQHKSLGIEHASLEVLREALHQVYELTENGETEITKSDLIRFGLIGGNGSRERRKKLGQQLRIGHINAKQLLKRLQMFQIAKDEFEQVMEQIIQEERA from the coding sequence TTGAAGGTGAAAGAAATCATTGTAGTAGAAGGAAAAGACGATACCGCAAAACTAAAACAGGCATTAGATGTCGATACAATAGAAACAAATGGTTCAGCGATCAATAAAGATATATTAGAACAAATTGCACATGCTAAAAATAAACGAGGTGTCATTGTATTTACCGATCCTGATTATCCAGGTCAGCGGATTAGACAAATCATTGATCAGCATGTTCCAGGATGTAAGCATGCCTTTCTAACAAAAGAAGAAGCTATTCCAGATAGAAAACAGCATAAAAGTCTGGGAATAGAACACGCTTCATTAGAAGTACTGCGTGAAGCACTCCATCAAGTTTACGAGTTAACAGAGAATGGAGAAACAGAAATTACGAAATCAGATTTAATTCGTTTTGGTTTAATAGGTGGAAATGGATCAAGAGAGAGAAGAAAGAAACTAGGACAGCAATTAAGAATTGGACATATTAATGCAAAACAGTTATTAAAAAGGTTACAAATGTTTCAAATTGCTAAAGATGAATTTGAACAAGTGATGGAACAAATAATTCAGGAGGAACGTGCATGA
- a CDS encoding G5 and 3D domain-containing protein, giving the protein MKRLKISHILNNKDFVYALSLFVFIGFICISFYELSKAEVTVVQAGEEMTVRTHANTVEDVLNELAIDVGEHDELSHELNDLVNREMKIEHTIAKKVIVSIDGNEQTYYTTSETVEEFLTEQDIELTENDQLSLAAHTEIDDNLVIDIEKAFQVTINDAGEEQQVWTTGGSVKELLAEHDIELDELDRVEPRETASLGKSTDIEITRVEKITDIEEEKQEFSVVKRNDSSLEKGKEEIVSEGEPGVIEKHYEVVLENGKEVSRELVKEEVKEESKEKVVAVGTKVNQPKATTTASANAASDAGTKTETVSRSGSEEKGETIYMKATAYNWDCASCDGRGLTSTGYNLKENPDGVVAVDPSVIPLGTKVWVEGYGYAIARDTGGNIQGNKIDLHMSSKQKAESYGVKTVQVKIVE; this is encoded by the coding sequence ATGAAGCGTCTTAAAATTAGTCACATATTGAACAACAAAGACTTCGTATACGCACTTTCTTTATTTGTATTTATTGGATTTATATGTATATCATTTTATGAATTATCAAAGGCAGAAGTTACAGTTGTTCAAGCAGGTGAAGAAATGACAGTACGTACACATGCCAATACTGTCGAAGATGTCCTAAATGAACTTGCAATTGATGTGGGAGAACATGATGAACTTTCACATGAACTAAATGACCTCGTAAATAGAGAGATGAAAATCGAGCATACAATTGCAAAAAAAGTAATAGTCAGCATAGATGGAAACGAACAAACATATTATACAACTAGTGAGACAGTTGAAGAATTTCTGACAGAGCAAGATATTGAATTAACAGAAAATGATCAATTATCATTAGCAGCACATACAGAAATAGATGATAACCTTGTGATCGATATCGAAAAAGCTTTTCAAGTTACTATTAATGATGCTGGAGAAGAGCAACAGGTCTGGACAACAGGAGGATCTGTTAAAGAACTGTTAGCGGAACATGACATAGAATTAGATGAATTAGACCGTGTGGAACCGAGAGAGACCGCTTCATTAGGCAAGAGTACCGATATTGAAATTACAAGAGTAGAAAAGATAACAGATATTGAAGAGGAAAAGCAAGAATTTAGTGTGGTGAAACGTAACGATAGTTCACTGGAAAAAGGAAAAGAAGAAATTGTTTCAGAAGGTGAACCAGGTGTTATTGAAAAACATTATGAAGTAGTATTAGAAAATGGGAAAGAAGTATCCCGTGAACTTGTGAAAGAAGAAGTAAAAGAAGAAAGTAAAGAGAAAGTTGTTGCAGTTGGTACGAAGGTAAATCAACCGAAAGCAACAACAACAGCTTCTGCTAATGCAGCTTCTGATGCCGGAACTAAGACCGAAACTGTTTCTCGTAGCGGCAGTGAAGAAAAGGGAGAAACCATTTACATGAAAGCGACAGCATATAATTGGGATTGTGCATCATGTGATGGTAGAGGACTAACTTCTACAGGTTATAATTTAAAAGAAAATCCAGACGGTGTAGTAGCAGTAGATCCGAGCGTAATTCCTTTAGGTACCAAAGTTTGGGTAGAAGGCTATGGCTATGCAATAGCTAGAGATACAGGTGGCAATATCCAGGGAAATAAAATTGACCTTCATATGTCAAGCAAACAGAAAGCGGAAAGCTATGGTGTGAAAACAGTACAAGTAAAAATTGTTGAATAA